One Papaver somniferum cultivar HN1 chromosome 10, ASM357369v1, whole genome shotgun sequence genomic window carries:
- the LOC113316316 gene encoding uncharacterized protein LOC113316316, with the protein MEPLSNIDSEGDNTNVLVSSVSGDTILHMCALCFQTDIMNQLLRIMPAAKRLLSVPNRKGNTVLHEAARTGIVEMAMLILEKEVDGGGDQVLISVPNLNGETPIYWAAMYGHKDMLLFLNTTATSRGIASTFTSTSRIGPLTTRNDGSIILHAAILAEFYGNKQYSCRFCLVAGFA; encoded by the coding sequence ATGGAACCACTATCTAATATCGATAGCGAAGGCGATAACACCAACGTTCTAGTTAGTAGTGTCTCTGGAGATACCATTCTTCACATGTGTGCACTATGCTTCCAAACTGACATTATGAACCAACTGTTGAGAATAATGCCGGCGGCAAAAAGGTTACTGTCAGTGCCTAATAGGAAAGGGAACACAGTGTTACATGAGGCAGCCAGGACGGGTATTGTAGAGATGGCGATGTTAATCTTAGAGAAAGAAGTAGATGGTGGAGGAGATCAAGTGTTGATATCAGTTCCCAACTTAAATGGTGAGACACCTATATACTGGGCAGCAATGTATGGACATAAAGATATGTTGTTATTTTTAAATACAACTGCCACTAGCAGAGGAATCGCAAGCACATTCACATCCACATCAAGGATTGGCCCATTGACAACGAGGAATGATGGCTCAATAATTCTTCATGCTGCTATTCTTGCGGAATTTTATGGTAACAAACAATATTCATGCAGATTCTGCTTGGTAGCAGGGTTTGCTTGA
- the LOC113316317 gene encoding proteoglycan 4-like, producing the protein MDEEQPHPTPNAWSSTFTNPKETYKRRNPMPDPLSRSPTPTLPKVATNDLPATSSNSHRNAEDLFNKKPSSVSSTQSSSYLSTTSSFHNQELKEKEIEKAIPAPCIIKIESPTHLKNQTQKFSTFQKQQNNKHRSNSEPIKKIIQESQLPNPDLGAGSSKNQHQTPVQNDHAGTSRPGKEKMTLLNNAKFGYGVDPVPKNRPPKGCTTDSNISKAARSVHASEKTTEEKDKNNDPHQVPKNATTDEAPSVSRNEGMNNNFHIRTLFGDPTIIPLSAAVIPDAGRAKIFQPQQLRSIMPGTSIHAPTTTNEPADQNTQVNIVVTSKDGEPHVTVTHNQFLPPPPAPSPTSASTPTPTPSTPLHTYKRKEKHPRKSLPQHLNIPPTLEFAASPPTPKIWKFASVAALTKPKPNRKLQYEVPTIRTRKPISTRFLHPDNSVRSYKPNQNTPTNQSSSNQNQSPKTKPAWHLSVDNEIEAEASAAAKEKRDVGSSQHLQSS; encoded by the exons ATGGATGAAGAACAACCGCACCCAACACCCAATGCATGGAGCAGCACTTTCACCAATCCTAAAGAAACATATAAACGAAGAAATCCCATGCCTGATCCTCTTTCACGATCTCCTACACCAACTTTACCAAAAGTTGCAACTAATGATTTGCCTGCTACAAGCTCGAATTCTCACAGAAATGCTGAAGATTTGTTTAATAAAAAACCATCCTCGGTATCATCTACTCAATCGTCTTCTTACCTTTCTACTACCTCAAGCTTTCATAATCAGgaactaaaagaaaaagagatagaAAAAGCAATCCCAGCACCGTGCATAATCAAAATCGAAAGCCCTACTCATTTGAAGAATCAAACTCAAAAGTTCTCTACTTTTCagaaacaacaaaacaacaaacacCGTTCCAATTCAGAACCCATCAAAAAAATTATTCAAGAATCCCAG CTGCCGAATCCAGACCTTGGTGCGGGTTCCTCCAAGAACCAGCACCAAACACCAGTACAGAATGATCATGCAGGAACTTCTAGACCGGGCAAAGAGAAGATG ACTCTCCTCAATAATGCAAAATTTGGGTATGGTGTGGACCCAGTTCCGAAAAACAGGCCTCCAAAGGGATGTACCACTGACAGCAATATTTCTAAAGCGGCTCGGTCAGTACATGCATCAGAAAAAACAACGGAAGAAAAGGATAAAAACAATGATCCCCACCAAGTTCCAAAGAATGCCACAACTGATGAAGCTCCTTCTGTCAGCCGAAATGAAGGAATGAATAACAACTTTCATATCCGCACTCTTTTTGGGGACCCGACAATAATTCCTCTCTCTGCTGCTGTGATACCAGACGCAGGTCGTGCTAAGATTTTTCAGCCCCAGCAACTTCGATCAATAATGCCAGGCACTTCAATACATGCACCAACAACAACTAACGAACCAGCG GATCAAAATACTCAGGTTAATATTGTTGTGACATCAAAAGATGGAGAACCTCATGTAACGGTTACCCACAACCAATTCTTACCCCCTCCCCCAGCCCCTTCACCCACCTCTGCATCCACCCCTACTCCAACACCTTCTACACCCTTGCACacctacaaaagaaaagaaaaacacccTAGGAAAAGCTTACCTCAACACCTCAACATCCCACCAACACTGGAATTTGCAGCCTCACCTCCTACACCTAAAATTTGGAAGTTTGCATCTGTAGCTGCTCTCACCAAACCAAAACCTAATAGAAAACTACAATATGAGGTTCCAACAATTAGAACTCGCAAGCCTATATCAACAAGATTTCTCCACCCTGATAACTCTGTTCGATCctacaaaccaaaccaaaataccCCTACCAACCAAAGCTCTTCAAACCAAAACCAATCCCCCAAAACCAAACCTGCTTGGCATCTTTCTGTTGACAATGAGATTGAGGCTGAAGCTTCAGCTGCTGCTAAAGAAAAGCGAGATGTTGGATCAAGCCAACACTTGCAATCATCATGA